In Gemmatimonadota bacterium, a single window of DNA contains:
- the rfbB gene encoding dTDP-glucose 4,6-dehydratase: protein MPPSPRGTFVHEAPILVTGGAGFIGSALVRHLVLERGIPVVTVDALTYAGHLTSLGHAARSPLHTFEHGDIANAASVEGLFVRHRPRAVIHLAAESHVDRSIDGPAAFVHSNVVGTFTLLEQATRYWNARPSDGRRDFRFVHVSTDEVFGALDAAGTFTTASPYRPTSPYAASKAASDHFARAWRQTYGLPVIVTNCSNNYGPYQYPDKLIPLVIRKALAGDAIPVYGTGRQVRDWVHVEDHVRGLVAALERGTPGATYLFGGATERTNLDVVHAICDAVDAIASDGGTRRRLVTHVADRPGHDFRYAVDASRTTAALDWTPQRAFAQALPETVAWYAANRAWVTEVMGDRYDESRLGLGAAA from the coding sequence ATGCCGCCATCACCCAGGGGAACGTTCGTGCACGAGGCACCGATTCTCGTCACTGGCGGGGCAGGCTTCATCGGCTCCGCGCTCGTCAGGCACCTCGTCCTGGAGCGCGGCATCCCGGTCGTGACCGTGGACGCCCTGACCTATGCGGGTCACCTGACCTCGCTCGGTCACGCCGCCCGGTCGCCGCTGCACACGTTCGAGCACGGCGACATCGCCAATGCGGCGTCGGTCGAGGGCCTTTTCGTTCGGCACCGTCCACGCGCGGTGATTCACCTCGCGGCCGAGTCGCACGTGGACCGGTCGATCGACGGACCGGCCGCCTTCGTGCACAGCAACGTCGTGGGGACGTTCACCCTCCTCGAGCAGGCGACGCGCTACTGGAACGCTCGCCCGTCGGACGGGCGCCGCGACTTCCGCTTCGTGCACGTCTCCACCGATGAGGTCTTCGGCGCACTCGACGCCGCGGGGACCTTCACCACGGCCTCACCCTACCGCCCCACCTCACCCTACGCCGCGTCGAAGGCCGCCAGCGATCACTTCGCGCGCGCCTGGCGGCAGACGTACGGGCTCCCGGTCATTGTCACCAACTGCTCCAACAACTACGGGCCGTATCAGTACCCGGACAAGCTGATCCCCCTCGTGATCCGGAAGGCGTTGGCTGGCGACGCCATCCCGGTGTACGGGACCGGGCGGCAGGTGCGTGATTGGGTGCACGTGGAGGACCACGTGCGCGGCCTCGTGGCGGCGCTCGAGCGTGGGACGCCCGGGGCGACCTACCTGTTCGGTGGCGCGACCGAGCGCACGAATCTCGACGTGGTGCACGCCATCTGCGACGCCGTGGACGCGATTGCATCTGACGGCGGTACCCGGCGCCGCCTGGTGACGCACGTCGCCGACCGCCCCGGCCACGATTTCCGCTACGCCGTCGACGCCTCGCGCACGACCGCCGCCCTCGACTGGACGCCCCAGCGCGCCTTCGCGCAGGCACTCCCCGAAACGGTAGCCTGGTACGCGGCCAACCGCGCGTGGGTCACGGAGGTGATGGGCGATCGATACGACGAATCACGCCTCGGCCTGGGAGCGGCGGCATGA
- a CDS encoding FdtA/QdtA family cupin domain-containing protein → MTAGASVGDCRLIGLPQHSDACGSLTVLERVSELPFDVRRALVITNVPTGGSRGHHANMLTSELIVCVAGALTIRVEDGRSSRSIPISSITGAVLVPATLWVELRDFALGTVVLVLADTDSRDARHAYIREHASWLEARGVIHAA, encoded by the coding sequence ATGACGGCGGGGGCCAGCGTCGGAGACTGCCGCCTGATCGGGCTCCCGCAGCACAGCGATGCATGCGGAAGCCTCACGGTGCTCGAGCGCGTCTCGGAACTCCCCTTCGACGTGCGTCGTGCCCTCGTGATCACCAACGTCCCGACGGGTGGCTCGCGCGGGCACCATGCCAACATGCTGACCTCCGAACTCATCGTCTGCGTCGCCGGGGCGCTGACGATTCGTGTAGAGGACGGACGGTCGTCGCGGAGCATCCCGATTTCGTCCATCACCGGCGCCGTCCTCGTGCCGGCGACGCTCTGGGTGGAACTGCGCGACTTCGCGCTCGGCACCGTGGTGCTCGTGCTGGCCGACACCGACAGTCGCGATGCACGGCACGCCTACATCCGTGAGCATGCGTCGTGGCTCGAGGCGCGCGGGGTGATTCATGCTGCCTAA